The genomic window TTCAGAAGTATCATAAGTTTGTTTCGTAAGTGTAACCTGGCAGTAAACTGTTAAATTATTTCCCAACTTTTTCTTGTCCAAAATAGTAACATATTTTTCTATAATACCATCTTTTTCAAGACGTTTCACTCGATCATGGACAGGAGTTAGCGACAAGTTTATTTTGTTCGCAATGTCTTTTAAAGTGTAATGTGCATCTTCTTGAAGAAGTCGTAAGATTTTTTTGTCAATTTCATCTAAAGCCATAGCGAAAACGTTTTATTAGATTAATAGTTTTTAGTCATTTTTTCTTTTTAAAGAATAAAAATCAACATCAAACAGAATATTTTTCTGTAAAAGTAAAAAATAAAATAATATTTTCTTATTTAACAATCATTAAACCATAATTTCTTCTCTCGCTATAAATTTGTAAAACAATTTCAGTAAAAACAAAAAAATATAACAAAATGATAATAGGTGTTCCAAAAGAAATAAAAAACAACGAAAACAGAGTTGCTTTAACTCCTGCAGGTGTTTCAGAAATGAAAAAACATGGACATACAGTTTATGTTCAAGCAACTGCTGGTTTAGGAAGTGGTTTTAGCGATGATGAATATGCTCAAGCGGGTGCTGTAGTTTTACCAACTATTGAAGAAGTTTATGCAATTGCAGAAATGATCATTAAAGTTAAGGAACCAATCGCTTCTGAATATCCTTTAATTAAAAAAGATCAATTGCTTTTTACCTACTTTCACTTTGCTTCATCAGAAGAACTAACTCATGCTATGCTTGAGAAAGGAGCTGTTTGTTTAGCTTACGAAACTGTAGAAAAAACAGATCGCAGCTTACCTCTTTTAGTTCCAATGTCAGAAGTTGCAGGTCGTATGGCAATTCAACAAGGAGCAAAATATCTTGAGAAACCACTAAAAGGAAGAGGAATTCTTTTAGGAGGAGTACCAGGTGTACCGCCAGCAAAAGTTTTAGTTTTAGGTGGAGGAATTGTTGGAACTCAAGCGGCAAAAATGGCTGCTGGTTTAGGAGCTCAAGTTACTATCATGGATCTAAGTTTGCCACGTTTGCGTCAATTAGATGACATTATGCCTGCAAACGTAAATACAGAAATGTCTAACCACTATAATATCACAAGAGCAATTAAAGATGCTGACTTAGTTGTTGGAGCTGTTTTAATTCCAGGAGCAAAAGCACCTCACTTAATTACTCGTGATATGCTAAAATTAATGCGTCCAGGAGCAGTTGTTGTTGACGTAGCAGTTGATCAAGGTGGATGTATTGAAACTTGTACTCCTACAACACACGAAAACCCAACTTTTATTATAGACGATATTGTTCACTATTGTGTAGCTAATATGCCAGGTGCTGTACCATACACATCTACTTTAGCTTTAACTAATGCCACTTTACCATATGCTGTACAATTGGCAAACAAAGGATGGGAGAAGGCTTGTAACGAAAATGAAGAATTGAAAAAAGGATTAAATGTAGCAAATGGAAAAATCCTATACAAAGGAGTTGCTGAAGCTTGGAATCTTCCTTTTAACGAAGAAATAGTATTAGCAAACGCATAGTGCTAATACTTAAATAAGTGCTTACTAAGTCACTATTATAAAGGCTTTTCTTAATTGAAAAGCCTTTTTTTCTGCCATAAAAAAACCTGTCTCCATAAAAGACAGGTTTTCTATTTCTTATAAAGTTTTGGTTATTTCTTTTCATCTAAAACTTCTTGTAACACTTTTGCTTCAGTCCCGTTAGGAAAAGTAACTTTAATTTTTTGAGCAATTGTTGGAGCTATTTCAGTAATCGCTTTTTTATCATAAGACTCTCCTTTTTTGATATGCCATCCATAAAAAATAGCTGGTACATGAGTATCATAACTATAAATTGTTCCATGAGATGTACCTGTAGTACTATATTCGATATCTCCAGGTTTATCCACAATTACCAAATCGCCATTTTGAGTTACATCATATCCTTTAGCTACAAAATTAAGTGAGTAATCGTTTCCGCCATTTGCTAGAATTTCTTCTTCTGTATAAACCTCTTTAACTTGTGGTTGAGAAATCAAGAAATCTTTAAAAGCTTTTTTAACTTTCGATAATTCTAGACCTTTATCTTTAATTATCTTCTTATTCAAGAAAACATTAAAATTTGAATAATTTAAAACTAAATCTACCCCAAAAGTTTTTACTGAGAAATCCTGCATGCTTTTCTTAACCTCTTTTGATGGATAATTATCAACATTATATTTACGATCTTTTAAGTAAATTACATTCTCTGCTCCTGCGTGATCCGCAGTTAGGAACAACAAATAATTACCTTTACCAACAGTTTTATCCAAGTACGCTAAGAAATCAGCAATAGTTTGATCTAGTCTCAAGTAAGTATCCTGAAGTTCCATAGATCTTGGTCCAAGTAAATGACCTACGTAGTCAGTTGACGAAAAACTCACCGTTAGGAAGTCGGTAATATTATCTTTTCCTAATTCTTCTTTTTCAATTGCTCTTTTAGCAAAATCTGACAAAAGATCGTTTCCATAAGGAGTAGCACGAATAATTCCAGCATCATTTTTCTCATACATAGATTTTAAGTCGTATGGAAAAACTGGAGCAGCACTTCCGTACAACTTTCCTTCATATGGATTATTATCTGGGAGGCTTTCATTGTATACTGAAGCTGGTTTATATAAGTCCCAGCCTTTATCAATATATTTTAAGTAGTTTTTTTCATTGTTGAATTCAGACACCCATTCTGGTAATTTTTCTCCATAAAAACTGCTAGAAATAAATGAACCCGTTTTGCTGTACCAAAATGCCCAATTCGCAAAATGACCAGCTGGTAAAATTGCGCCACGATCTTTTAGACTCATTCCAATAACTTTTCCAGCAAAATTAGTTGCCATTCGAACTTCATCTGTTATTGTAGTACTTTGAAGATTTTTAGGCGACATTGCACCTTCTTCAGCAGTTCCTTCTCCTACAGTTTTCACACCTGCGTCATCTGTACAGTACATTTCTTTTCCAAGAGTTCTACTGAACCATTCGTTACCTACAATTCCGTGTGTAGCAGGAGTTGTACCAGTGTAAATAGAAGCATGTCCCGGTGCAGTATAGGTTGGCATATAATTATAATGCATATTCTGAAAAACATATCCATTATTCATTAACTTTTTAAAGCCATTCGGGGAAAAATCATCTGAAAAACGGTATAAATATTCCATTTTCATTTGATCAACTACTATACCTACAACTAACTTAGGACGTTGTTGTGCACTTAGATTTGTAATTATAAAAAGTGCCAACAGTAAAATACTTTTTCTCATGTTTAAATAATAATTTGAGCACAAAAATACTCATTCAAATTTAAAACTTCTAAAGTATCAATGTAGAAGAACAAACAATTGACTATAATTTAACAGTTTAATCTTTAATGTAACTTTTACAAAATCAAACAAATACAAAACGAAAAAATCCTCATCAAATAAATGATGAGGATTCTTTAAAGAAAGGCGACGACATACTCTCCCACAATACTGCAGTACCATCTGCGCAGGCGGGCTTAACTACTCTGTTCGGGATGGGAAGAGGTGAGCCCCGCCGCAATAACCACCTTAAGGTTTTTAGTAATTAGTGCTTAGTGCATAGTAATTAGTCCTTAGACTCTTTACCAGTTACTTTCACTAATTACTGCTCTGCGTCGAGCAAATATTTTAACATACTGAGATAAAGAAAAGTAAATATATTTTAGAAAGTTTCCTCCTCCCGTCTTTCGGCGGGAGGAAAAGGGTGTACATAAGCTTACGGATTATTAGTACTACTCGACTATGACATTACTGCCTTTACATCTATAGCCTATCAACGTGGTCATCTTCCACGATCCTTAAAAGAAATCTCATCTTGTGGTGGGTTTCGCGCTTATATGCTTTCAGCGCTTATCCCTTCCAAACGTAGCTACTCTGCGGTGCCCCTGGCGGGACAACAGATACACTAGAGGTTTGTCCAATTCGGTCCTCTCGTACTAGAATCAGATCCACTCAAATTTCTAACGCCCGCAGTAGATAGAGACCGAACTGTCTCACGACGTTCTGAACCCAGCTCGCGTGCCACTTTAATGGGCGAACAGCCCAACCCTTGGGACCTTCTCCAGCCCCAGGATGTGACGAGCCGACATCGAGGTGCCAAACCCCCCCGTCGATATGAGCTCTTGGGGGAGATCAGCCTGTTATCCCCGGCGTACCTTTTATCCTTTGAGCGATGGCCCTTCCATGCGGAACCACCGGATCACTATGCTCTACTTTCGTACCTGATCGACCTGTATGTCTCTCAGTCAAGCTCCCTTATGCCATTGCACTCTACGCACGGTTACCAAGCGTACTGAGGGAACCTTTAGAAGCCTCCGTTACTCTTTTGGAGGCGACCACCCCAGTCAAACTACCCACCAAGCAATGTCCCCCGCAAAACGGGGTTAGGCCTCAGATAAACAAAGGGTTGTATTTCAACAATGACTCCACAACGCCTGGCGACGCCGCTTCATAGTCTCCAACCTATCCTACACATCATTTATCCAAGGTCAATACTAAGCTATAGTAAAGGTGCACAGGGTCTTTTCGTCCCACTGCGGGTAAACGGCATCTTCACCGTTACTACAATTTCACCGAGCTCATGGCTGAGACAGTGTCCAGATCGTTACACCATTCGTGCAGGTCGGAACTTACCCGACAAGGAATTTCGCTACCTTAGGACCGTTATAGTTACGGCCGCCGTTTACTGGGGCTTCAATTCAATGCTTCTCCGAAGATAACATCTCCTCTTAACCTTCCAGCACCGGGCAGGTGTCAGGCCCTATACTTCATCTTACGATTTTGCAGAGCCCTGTGTTTTTGATAAACAGTCGCCTGGACCTCTTCACTGCGGCCCCGATTGCTCGGGGCGACCTTTCTCCCGAAGTTACAGGTCTATTTTGCCTAATTCCTTAGCCATGAATCTCTCGAGCACCTTAGGATTCTCTCCTCAACTACCTGTGTCGGTTTACGGTACTGGTTCTTACTGCCTGAAGTTTAGAGGTTTTTCTTGGAAGCCCTTAGGCGCACTATCTCTTTGTCCGAAGACTCCGAGTACTATCGTATTTCACCAAGCTCTACGGATTTGCCTATAGAGCCTATAGCTAGGTACTT from Flavobacterium fluviale includes these protein-coding regions:
- a CDS encoding Lrp/AsnC family transcriptional regulator; protein product: MALDEIDKKILRLLQEDAHYTLKDIANKINLSLTPVHDRVKRLEKDGIIEKYVTILDKKKLGNNLTVYCQVTLTKQTYDTSEGFNQSILNLPEVVECNYVSGNFDYMLKIIIPDMESYHHFHQKKLSVLPEVSLINTVFVISEVKSTTVLPI
- the pafA gene encoding alkaline phosphatase PafA translates to MRKSILLLALFIITNLSAQQRPKLVVGIVVDQMKMEYLYRFSDDFSPNGFKKLMNNGYVFQNMHYNYMPTYTAPGHASIYTGTTPATHGIVGNEWFSRTLGKEMYCTDDAGVKTVGEGTAEEGAMSPKNLQSTTITDEVRMATNFAGKVIGMSLKDRGAILPAGHFANWAFWYSKTGSFISSSFYGEKLPEWVSEFNNEKNYLKYIDKGWDLYKPASVYNESLPDNNPYEGKLYGSAAPVFPYDLKSMYEKNDAGIIRATPYGNDLLSDFAKRAIEKEELGKDNITDFLTVSFSSTDYVGHLLGPRSMELQDTYLRLDQTIADFLAYLDKTVGKGNYLLFLTADHAGAENVIYLKDRKYNVDNYPSKEVKKSMQDFSVKTFGVDLVLNYSNFNVFLNKKIIKDKGLELSKVKKAFKDFLISQPQVKEVYTEEEILANGGNDYSLNFVAKGYDVTQNGDLVIVDKPGDIEYSTTGTSHGTIYSYDTHVPAIFYGWHIKKGESYDKKAITEIAPTIAQKIKVTFPNGTEAKVLQEVLDEKK
- the ald gene encoding alanine dehydrogenase, with amino-acid sequence MIIGVPKEIKNNENRVALTPAGVSEMKKHGHTVYVQATAGLGSGFSDDEYAQAGAVVLPTIEEVYAIAEMIIKVKEPIASEYPLIKKDQLLFTYFHFASSEELTHAMLEKGAVCLAYETVEKTDRSLPLLVPMSEVAGRMAIQQGAKYLEKPLKGRGILLGGVPGVPPAKVLVLGGGIVGTQAAKMAAGLGAQVTIMDLSLPRLRQLDDIMPANVNTEMSNHYNITRAIKDADLVVGAVLIPGAKAPHLITRDMLKLMRPGAVVVDVAVDQGGCIETCTPTTHENPTFIIDDIVHYCVANMPGAVPYTSTLALTNATLPYAVQLANKGWEKACNENEELKKGLNVANGKILYKGVAEAWNLPFNEEIVLANA